A portion of the Treponema rectale genome contains these proteins:
- a CDS encoding glucosyltransferase domain-containing protein, whose amino-acid sequence MNSLKKNKKEIFINIFFCTLIIAGIIGTITAVDNIILKYVQFFFHKTLRKPERWIDILQNTSRLFVFTVCTIYFLVMTNTGMRIRLSIRNKLSDYINSFERNKIIFTTIFLIVFFLIAYFNVIAANYFYEDDVFRNYTGNRSWIGFSRYISEFLSIFLHNNISLNDIAPLTHFIAILVSAITVIILSLALTNSIAIKKVLPLSIIFIMPFFSQNFSYRFDAPYMALSILFSAIPFLFMTDSSTFIFTSIFGLLLTCFSYQASVSVYIVLTIYFALKKLINNNNIKEIFTLTIKAILSFIVALLIFKFLFMNKMNNTADDYFSTRIKISALLKNAVTYIKETSSYTGGIVTKLIIILSATVAYLQLVLFSKCRKILTALMLPIVAVLTYVLSFGPYLIFERPTFTPRAFIGFNVMIALIFLTLEETPISKKSKILSMILTGCMIYSLIVFLFTYGNCLKNQKEYTTFRISTLLNDISENTNDLTDKINICVKGSMETTQKNRIAEKNYPLIKKLIGPSLTESSSWNDEILNSYNFKCICKDIEITEEFLLVKNTYYHTIYRLNNDFIVVLK is encoded by the coding sequence ATGAATTCATTAAAAAAAAATAAAAAAGAAATTTTCATAAATATTTTTTTCTGTACTTTAATTATTGCAGGCATAATCGGTACTATCACAGCAGTAGATAATATTATTTTAAAATACGTTCAGTTTTTTTTTCATAAAACACTTCGAAAACCAGAGCGATGGATTGATATATTACAAAACACTTCACGACTTTTTGTGTTTACAGTCTGCACAATTTATTTTTTAGTAATGACAAACACCGGAATGAGAATCCGACTTTCGATAAGAAATAAATTATCGGACTACATAAATAGTTTTGAACGGAATAAAATTATCTTCACAACAATATTTTTAATCGTATTTTTTTTAATAGCCTATTTTAATGTAATAGCCGCAAATTATTTTTATGAAGATGATGTATTTAGAAATTATACAGGAAACCGTTCCTGGATAGGATTCAGCAGATATATTTCTGAGTTTCTATCAATTTTTTTACATAATAACATCAGCCTTAATGACATCGCCCCTTTAACTCATTTTATTGCAATACTAGTATCTGCAATTACTGTCATTATTCTTTCCTTAGCTTTAACGAATTCCATCGCAATAAAAAAGGTTCTGCCACTTTCAATAATTTTTATAATGCCTTTTTTCAGCCAGAATTTTTCCTACAGATTCGACGCACCTTACATGGCATTAAGTATTCTTTTTTCAGCAATACCATTCCTTTTTATGACAGACTCAAGTACTTTTATTTTTACTTCAATTTTTGGTTTGTTACTTACCTGTTTTTCCTATCAGGCTTCAGTCTCAGTCTATATAGTTCTAACAATTTATTTTGCACTTAAGAAGCTGATAAATAATAATAATATAAAAGAAATATTTACTCTTACTATAAAAGCTATACTCTCCTTTATCGTAGCACTTTTAATATTTAAGTTTTTATTTATGAATAAAATGAACAACACGGCTGATGACTATTTCTCAACAAGAATAAAAATATCTGCTCTTCTCAAAAATGCTGTAACGTATATAAAAGAAACCTCGTCTTATACAGGTGGTATTGTTACAAAACTAATTATAATACTTTCAGCAACAGTCGCTTATCTTCAATTGGTACTTTTCTCTAAGTGCAGAAAAATACTAACAGCTTTAATGCTTCCTATTGTAGCCGTATTAACTTACGTGCTTTCATTTGGTCCATATCTTATTTTCGAAAGACCTACATTTACCCCCAGAGCATTCATAGGATTTAATGTAATGATTGCACTGATTTTTCTTACACTGGAAGAAACTCCTATTTCTAAAAAATCCAAAATATTATCAATGATATTAACTGGTTGTATGATATACAGTTTAATTGTATTCCTTTTTACATATGGAAACTGCTTAAAAAATCAAAAAGAATATACAACTTTTAGAATTTCCACACTTTTAAATGACATTTCAGAAAATACTAATGACTTAACAGATAAAATTAATATTTGCGTAAAAGGTTCTATGGAAACAACTCAAAAAAATAGAATCGCTGAAAAAAATTATCCGCTGATAAAGAAACTTATAGGACCTTCCCTTACAGAATCTTCAAGCTGGAACGATGAAATCTTAAATTCATATAATTTTAAATGTATCTGCAAAGACATTGAAATAACAGAAGAATTTTTACTTGTCAAAAATACGTACTACCATACGATTTACAGGTTAAATAATGATTTCATTGTAGTTTTGAAATAA
- a CDS encoding methyl-accepting chemotaxis protein, producing the protein MSDSQNKTKTRKSSLAMALVLMIGCSILLINIVQMLIVTSSSKKAIIDGYTKDYTEIAEAYSLAMENDLWGYQQELNYYLLSDVMQNGTFEEMTEWLRAHESERTEDFDYIMLAGPDGISYNDIGSTTNIATRSYFNAIMKEGKDEYIDDPVISKTTGKAVCHITRAVKQNGRTVAMLAGVVNLTDLTAELDALKIGEKGYAWMLASDGTVIAHPVKEYTANLDKNFITGLSAGFEDMADVAKNIAAGVSGYGWVSGLGGGKDLIVHTGIKGTPWGLALSIPEIQITSVVNTVRNQLIIGGIFSILILVILGTIVLVASLKPLTLVQETINGIASGDADLTKRIELNSRNEIGQVVSGFNNFASKLQTIISQVKDSKQNLTVAGEDMSAAAEDTASSITQIIANIESMRRQIEGQGQSVAQTAGAVNEIASNIESLEHMIEGQSSGVTQASAAVEQMIGNIASVNQSVEKMASSFSTLRTNAQAGFTKQQAVNERVQQIETQSQMLQEANAAISAIAEQTNLLAMNAAIEAAHAGEAGKGFSVVADEIRKLSETSTAQSKTIGDQLNSIKDSINEVVTASNEASTAFESVSKKLVETDELVLQIKSAMEEQNEGSKQITEALHNMNDSTVEVRNASNEMEEGNKMILSEVKHLQDATTSMTENMQEMSVGARKINETGAALSSISIKMKESINQIGEQIDQFKV; encoded by the coding sequence ATGTCTGACAGTCAAAATAAAACTAAAACCCGTAAATCAAGTCTGGCTATGGCTCTGGTACTCATGATAGGCTGTTCAATACTGCTTATTAACATAGTTCAGATGCTTATTGTTACTTCAAGTTCTAAAAAAGCCATTATTGACGGCTATACAAAAGACTATACAGAAATTGCCGAAGCTTATTCACTTGCGATGGAAAATGACTTATGGGGCTACCAGCAGGAACTCAATTACTATCTTCTGTCCGATGTAATGCAGAACGGTACCTTTGAGGAAATGACAGAATGGCTCAGAGCACACGAAAGCGAGCGTACGGAAGATTTTGACTACATCATGCTTGCTGGACCGGACGGAATTTCTTACAACGATATTGGTTCAACTACAAATATTGCCACAAGATCCTACTTCAATGCCATCATGAAAGAAGGCAAGGACGAATATATTGACGATCCTGTCATCTCAAAAACAACCGGAAAAGCTGTATGCCACATAACACGGGCTGTTAAACAGAACGGACGCACAGTTGCAATGCTTGCGGGAGTTGTAAACCTTACAGACCTTACGGCAGAACTGGATGCCCTTAAAATCGGAGAAAAAGGATATGCCTGGATGCTTGCCTCAGACGGAACTGTAATCGCACATCCTGTAAAAGAATATACGGCAAACCTTGATAAAAACTTCATCACCGGACTTTCTGCAGGTTTTGAAGACATGGCAGACGTTGCAAAGAATATTGCAGCAGGGGTCAGCGGCTATGGCTGGGTATCAGGACTTGGCGGAGGCAAAGACCTGATAGTTCACACGGGAATAAAGGGAACCCCATGGGGTCTTGCACTCTCCATTCCTGAAATTCAGATTACATCAGTCGTAAATACTGTAAGAAACCAGCTTATCATCGGCGGTATTTTTTCCATACTCATTCTTGTCATTCTGGGAACAATTGTACTTGTAGCTTCCCTTAAACCTCTTACCCTCGTACAGGAGACGATCAACGGAATTGCTTCCGGTGATGCTGACCTTACAAAACGCATTGAACTTAATTCAAGAAACGAAATCGGACAGGTTGTAAGCGGATTCAACAATTTTGCTTCAAAACTTCAGACGATTATCAGTCAGGTCAAGGATTCAAAACAGAACCTTACAGTTGCCGGAGAAGACATGTCTGCAGCTGCAGAAGATACGGCAAGTTCAATCACTCAGATTATTGCAAACATCGAAAGCATGCGCCGTCAGATTGAAGGACAGGGACAGAGCGTTGCCCAGACAGCAGGTGCCGTTAACGAAATAGCCTCAAACATTGAATCTCTGGAACACATGATTGAAGGTCAGTCTTCAGGCGTTACCCAGGCAAGTGCAGCCGTTGAGCAGATGATCGGCAACATTGCTTCCGTAAATCAGAGTGTAGAAAAGATGGCAAGTTCCTTCTCTACCCTCCGCACGAACGCTCAGGCAGGCTTTACAAAACAGCAGGCTGTAAACGAACGGGTACAGCAGATTGAAACCCAATCCCAGATGCTTCAGGAAGCCAATGCCGCAATCTCAGCCATTGCAGAGCAGACGAACCTTCTTGCAATGAATGCAGCCATCGAAGCAGCCCATGCAGGAGAAGCTGGAAAAGGATTCTCAGTAGTAGCAGATGAAATCAGAAAACTTTCAGAAACTTCCACCGCACAGTCAAAGACAATCGGAGACCAGCTTAACAGCATAAAGGATTCTATAAATGAAGTAGTTACAGCTTCCAATGAAGCAAGCACTGCCTTTGAATCCGTATCAAAAAAACTTGTCGAAACAGACGAACTCGTCCTTCAGATTAAGAGTGCAATGGAAGAACAGAATGAGGGCTCAAAGCAGATTACCGAAGCCCTTCACAATATGAATGACAGTACGGTAGAAGTCCGCAATGCTTCAAACGAAATGGAAGAAGGAAACAAAATGATTCTTTCTGAAGTAAAGCACCTTCAGGACGCAACGACTTCCATGACGGAAAACATGCAGGAAATGTCTGTGGGAGCAAGAAAAATAAACGAAACCGGGGCAGCACTTTCAAGCATTTCAATAAAAATGAAAGAAAGTATAAACCAGATCGGAGAACAGATAGACCAGTTTAAGGTCTGA